TTGCCTCTGTCGCTCATAAAAAGTTATACCGAAAATCCTTGGAGTTCGCCAAGAGGAGGTCATCGTCCTGTCGAAAAGACCTAGAGTTCACCAAGATAAGGCCTATCGGCAAGACCTAAATCTTGCTCTGTCAGCCTTGGAAGCTTTGTCGAAAAGGCCGAGGACCCCGCTAGCCGGTAGGAGGAAAATAAGAAATTGGCCCCTCCATGGACTTAAACCCTCCAGCCGGTAAACCCTTAGTGATTCAACCTCCTGAGCCGGTCAACGCTTGATTAGAGTAGAgcccaaaaaagaattaaaagccttaacatttagggtttagggttttagggctcAAAAAGAGGTTTTCCCTTAGGGTTTTAGCTAGTCTGAAATGTCTCAGATTGATAATCTTTAGGGCTAAGGTTGACATGAAAATAGTCAACACTTATCCCAACTATTAGGAGTCTTGCATTTCCTTTCATATAGCACTTCAAATGGTGTCATCTTAATGGTTGATTGGTACAAGTTTTTGTAAACAAACTCTACTAGAGGAAGGCATTCTTCCCACTTATTTTTTTGATCAATACAATACATCCTTAAGAGATCTTTGAGCACTTGATCACTCTttttgtttgtggatggtaagttgaacTAATATTCAATTGTGTTCCCAAGGCTGCAAACAACGTTTGCCAAAATCTAGGTGGCATTGTAGCATCTTTGTCAAAGATTATCTTCTCGGGTATCTCATGCAGTAAAAAAATCTTCTGAACAAATTTATGTACAATTATGTGTGCTCCATTAGTTAGGTTCCTTAGTATGAATTGTGCTACCTTGGTAACCCTATCTACCACCACCAAAATGGCATTATGTCTATTCTTCGACATGGGTAGACCTTGTGCAAAATCCATATTAATGATCTACCACTTCCAATCTAGTATGGTGTGAGGTTGCAGCAATCCTACTTGATGTTGGTGTTCTACTTTCACTCTTTGACATTCAAAACACTTTGCCACGTATCTTGCAACGTCCCTCTCCATTCCTTTCTAAAAGTATAGGGGTTTAACATCTGCTAACATTTTTGTCACATTAGGAAGTCCTGAGTATGGTGCCGAATGTACCTCTTTCCAAACTAGTTTCCTTAATTCAGGGGAGTTCACTATATATATTCTTCCTGGTTACCTCAATAGTCCATCCACCTCAATGTTGAATCCTTCATATCTAGGATcttagagattgatttgattaaaGTCTCTCGTACCCAATTGTAGTTTCATCACCTTCAAAGTTTTGCAATACTCGAGTTCTAATACATGTATTCATGGTTGCTATAGCCAAAAAATATCTTTGATGACTCAATGCAATTGCTGCTCTattcttgatgcaggagcatctagggtgtaagagaaatcttgcatcacccaaaaatattgtttatttgttAATAAGGGTTATTTTTGgtaaggttactatttttagtaacttGTCAATTTTGCATGAAATCTACAGACCTCCTAGATAGTAAATTGGCACTAATGGTGAAGGAATTGTCCCAATATCTTGTGGCATTTGGgagttattcaattttttttggaaaatttctcCAATAAAACTTCAAATGCATTTTTGAGGCTCTTAGAAGCCCCAGATTGGGTTGAAAAGTATAGATCTATAGATCTATTAAAGTATGGTGTAGATCTCTTCACAAGATTTTCAACGATGTATGATAATTGAAAATCCAATAATCAGATTAAAATCTATGGCCTCCAGAAGTTGTGCTACTTTAGGAGAAAAATATttctcaaaatattccaataaaccaTTTTGGGCATATTCTTGGCATATTCCAATATAGGGAAATGGGATACAAAAGCGATCGGCTTCAAAGGGGGAGTTACACTTTCCAAAACATTATAGGTGGTTAAACTTCACAATATAAAGAAGGCAAATGGGGGATTACAGAGGGATGATTCCTGTAGTGCAAATCATGGCTTTGGCTTGTAGATTATTGTAATGAGAATACCCATGTGGCTATCGCATGTTATTTTTCTGAATGTTGTAATTTCattgcattgagataatagaaagcaagtatttctttcttgcattttattgtctattttctttgtttttgttctgtgtttgggtttataaggggagtacccttcatcaagtggtattagagaagaAGTTTGTGTGTGTAAACAAATCATCGAATGTGAGGTAGTTTGCATCAACACTATAGTTGTGGGTTTGTGAGGAAAGTGAGAAAATACCTCCATGAAGGAACCGTGGTGGATGAAATGTCAGTGTGACAGAAGAGGGTTTTAGAGCCCTCCAGAGACAAGTTCAAGCATTGCAAGAGGAGTTGCGTAGAGGAGTTGATATTAGGGCAAGAGATGAAAGTGAggacgaagaagaagaagagatcaaagaagAACAAGAGGTAGTTAGAGATCCTCATGAGGCTAGGTTTTTTAGGGCCATTTCTAAAATGGAAAAAATGCCAAAGATTTAAGTTTCCACATATTCTAAAAATCTTAATCTAGAATAGTTGATCATTTGGATCAATGATATGGAAGaatattttgaatatgaagaaGTGGGTGATCCTAAAAGGGTCAAATTTGTAAATACCAAACTGAAGGGTCATTTGAGTATTTGGTGGAAAGAAGTTTAGTTAGAGagaaatagaagaggaaaagagaaaataacaaGATGGGATCAGATGTTGGACAAATTGAAGAGACAATCCATTCCTATTGACTTTTATCTTGATTTGTTGAAAAAGATGCAAGGGTTGAAGCAAGCAGGAAAATCTGTTAAAGAGTATATAGAAGAATTCTATCGAATTCTGATTACAATAGGCCGTTGTAAGGCCAACAAGGAGAAAGTTGTCCATTACATAAATGGGTTGAAGCCGAGtattcaagaagagttgagtttggtAAGAATGTCTACCATTGAAGATGCGTATCAATTTTCTTTAAAGGTAGAAGAGAAGGTAAACATGAGATTTGAGAGCAAGAAAAATGGAAAAGGTCGTGGTGGAAAGATTGATGACTCTAATAGCAGTCAAAATCAAAGGGGAAATAATTCCTACCATCCTCGTGATCAAAATAATAGAGATAAAAGAGGAAGAGGACGAGGACCAAGAAGAGGAGGCTTtcgtggaacatgtttccaatgtgGAGAAGGAGGTCATAGAGCCTATGACTGTCCCCAACATCAAAGGAGGAAAAATAGAAGACCTAAGGGTAATGTGCGAGTTACCCATGTAGATGAAGATGCTAAGTCATCACATTCTGAAGATGCAAAGAAAGGATAGGTTATTGTTACTAGAAGAGCCTTGTTGAATGATGAGAAGGAGCTAGCCCAAAGAAATAATTTGTTTCGCACAAGATGTAAGTGTAATGGCAAAATTTGAAATGTCATTATAGATGGTGGTAGTACTCATAACCTTGTTTCTAAGGAAATGACCTTAGTAAATTGAAATTAAAAAGAAGGCATCTGAACCCCTATCAGATTGCTTGGTTGTAGAAGGACCATAAGGCTTTGGTcaatgaacaatgtttggtaaaattgaaaattggaaactaTCATTAtgagatattatgcctatggatgtttgTCATATGTTGTTAGGGAGACCATGACAATTTGATCgtcatgcaatacatgatgggtaTGCAAATACCTATTCTTTAACAAGGGATGGTGTCCGACACAAGTTGAAGTCATTGAAAGAGACCGAGGAAAATGTATGTATTATTGCAAGAATATGTTTAGTTGATGGAAGAAAGTTTCTAGAAGGCATGAAGCATGAGCATATGTATTTTTCTTTAATTCCAAAAGTTTATAAAGAGGAAGTGGAAGATGTGCCAGTGGAAATTGCAGATTTGTTTGATGAGTTATAAGATATTGTATctaataatgtacctaatggattatcACCAGTGAGGAAGATTAGTCATCAAATGGGCTTGATTCCTAGAGTCAGTTTTCTGAATAAGGTAGCCCATAGAATGCCTCCAACAGAGAGTGAAGAGTTGAACAAACAAGTGCAAGAGTTATTACAAAAATGGTTGATTCAAGAGATTTTGAGTCCATGTACAGTACTTGCAATACTAAAACCAAATAAAAATGGAGAATGGGGGATGTGTATAGACTCTCAAGATATCAATAAGATTAATATCAAGTATATATTTCCCTTGCCAAGgatggatgacattatggattgtttgagtggaactgagtacttcacaaagatagatttgaagagtagatatcaccaaatttgaattaaagaaggagatgaatggaaaacaccCTTCAAAACAAAGGAGAGCTTTTATGAgtggttagtcatgccttttgggctaaccaatgcaccaagcacattgatgtgGCTCATGTATTGAAAGAATTTTCgagtaagtttgttattgtttacttggatgtttttcatgattttttgtaAGACATTCGAAGAGCATATAATGCATATTCGTAGGGTCTTTGAGAAGCTAAGAGAAGAAAAGTTATTGAATAACCTAAAGAAGTGCAGTTTTGTAAGTAGTTAGTGTACCTAGGATTTGTTGTCACAGCAAATGGtcttatttcattcaaggttaattcctaaactagagtTTGACTTAGGGAAACCTTTATCCCCAACATATttatctttctttctatgtgtaggaaataggtgtagagTTGTACTAGGGAGGATTGATAGAGTTCACAGAGATGAGTAGGTTCGGCTTTTGACAAcaaaaaatttagaggaccatggcgaattgatactacttggtccCAAAGAATCAAGCCAAAATTATGAGGACATATTCTAGACATCTTATTGTTCCTAGATCCAAGTTGATGGCTCCATGGGAAATCTGTAGTGTATTGCTTCTGTCAAATCACTTCAATGATCAcctattttgccctaatttcaatcaATTCAATTCAACCCCTTGGGAAAGAGGAAGTCAAATTCTAACTCcaagtgaatctaatcagaattctcAACCCTTCCTTAGTATCAGtaggattgaggctagatctattaggttcacccctttTTCCCCTTGTAATAGCCAATTTGGGATTGCTTGTGGTTTTATCATTGAAACactaattttcaaatttgcaccATTATAGTTGCTTTAAAATTTGTTATGTACAACATGTCATGGGATTAGCAAGTTGTTGTTTATGTCACGACACACCTCTTTGGCATTGGAATTGGTTTTGAAAACCATGGGCACTTTTTTCTTgtgttgagctctataaatatCTGGCTTCTTAATGTATTTTGGATGATAGGTTGGATATCTTCTAAGAAGCTTTTGTGTGTTGAATATTctctatatttttttgttgttatatTTACTTCTAAAGAGCATTGGCTCtaagaattgtattgtaaatattgGGTGTGCTAATAATACAATTGGTTttatcttttggagtgtgggtttttttccaaaaagggttttcccacgtatatttGGTGTTGTGAGTTTATTCATATAAAAATCTGATTTTGCATGTGTTATCTATTCTACAATAGCTaagggtttgtaataaatttttaCAACATCTCTCATGTTATATTTAGCAGTTGGAAGTGTTTATTTCACACTTggcttcctttcaattggtatcagggcttggccaactttgttattgttgttgggtTGACGGATTTTTTTGTTGATCTAGTTTTAGTGGGATTTTTGTAGAGAAAGACTTCATAACCTTGTTGCAGATTTGATATGGCAAGCACATCCAGTAGAATCAAGATACAGAAGTTTAATTATGATAATTCCAAGTTATAAaaactcaaaatggaggacatGCTCATGGATAGAGATCCATGAACTATAGTTTCTTTGAAGAAACCTTAGGCCACAGCTTAACATGTTTGGGATGCAATGGATCATATAGCTAAGGGTGTGATAAGACTCTCTTTGGTTGACTCTATTATCTTGAATGTTCATGAGCAAAAGAATGGAACTATGCTTTGGTAAaagcttggtgatatttatcaagcAAAATCCTTGGTAAATAAGTTATTCCCAAGAAAGAATTTGTATTATTTGAGAATGGAGGAAGGAGGATATGTTGTTGATCACATGAACACATTTAATATTGTGGTTGCTTAGCCAAATTTGTTTGGTGTCAATATTGATGATTAAGAAAAATGCATTCTTCTATTATACTCTTTGCCAGACTTGtgggatcaccttgtgatggacatcagaagcacaacaaccactttcaagatggagggTGTGGTTCTTTGTTGCTATCTAAAGAGATGCAAATGGAATCTTTTGAGATGGCTATGAAGTCCCTGGTTTCTCTTAGTAGAATGATGGAGAAAGGAAAGAATAAGGATAACAAAGGTAAATCCAAGTCTTGGGGGAGATCTAAGTCTCTTAgcaaaaatttcaaggcaaaatgTTGGAACTACATCAAATCTGGTCAGTTTCAAAAAGAGTACATGgaggaagagaaaaaataagctaaaaaagatttctttgattctaactctaaaaaatcctctcaagATGAAGTAGATGCTTTTGTTGCAACCTTGGCAACACATGCATTGgaagatgtgtggttgatagattCAGATGCctctttccacatgacctctcaCAAAAGTTGGTTTTTGAAGTAAGAAGAGtttgatggtgggaaggtgtatttgggtgatgacTCCCACTTGAAGGTTGTTGGTCATGGAAGAGTTAAGATTTAATTTCATGATGGTGTGCTCCATATCCCTGGTTTGGCATGAAACCTATTTTTAGTTAGCAAGCTAAGTGACGTGGGTGTCCAGGTTGATTTCTCGAGTAGTTGATGTAAGATGAAAAGATTATCTATGGTGCTTGCTATAGGTTTTTGGATTGGCACCTTATATAATATGGATGCATGCAAGGCATAGTGTAATGATGTTTTTGTGAAGTCCAAGAAAAGGACTTTAGATTCTTCATCCTCGCAACCAGATCAAGCAAAAAAGAAGAGTGTAGTTTTTACATTTGATGGTCATTCTTTTTGGGTACATAAAGCTACAAATGTGTTGGAGATAGAGCTCTAGTTAATaagacaatgttatggcaccaaagaatTGGTcatattggtgagaagggtcttagaGCCTTGAAAAATAAGAGCCTTGTTGAAGGCCTTGATAATTGTAATCTCAAGCTCGAATTTTGAAAATATTGTGTTTATATTAAACaacattgtatttatttttattccagttct
The nucleotide sequence above comes from Cryptomeria japonica chromosome 11, Sugi_1.0, whole genome shotgun sequence. Encoded proteins:
- the LOC131860169 gene encoding uncharacterized protein LOC131860169, producing MLDKLKRQSIPIDFYLDLLKKMQGLKQAGKSVKEYIEEFYRILITIGRCKANKEKVVHYINGLKPSIQEELSLVRMSTIEDAYQFSLKVEEKVNMRFESKKNGKGRGGKIDDSNSSQNQRGNNSYHPRDQNNRDKRGRGRGPRRGGFRGTCFQCGEGGHRAYDCPQHQRRKNRRPKGNVRVTHVDEDAKSSHSEDAKKG